A genomic stretch from Arachis stenosperma cultivar V10309 chromosome 3, arast.V10309.gnm1.PFL2, whole genome shotgun sequence includes:
- the LOC130967629 gene encoding long-chain-alcohol oxidase FAO1-like: protein MVKRECHPLLKGERGERKYRHGFFGYEMESLASICEVVIPPLPPLKDEEDELNNKDVTKSFSNISASQHPYPHQVAEILVKRGLIEAVILIRVILWVLATRLGTLLLCGSLCFCGKWPFINNFSNMALEKREKVVQKWLKHRFLTPIRLAFVYIKVLCVYCFFSSVDEKEENPAWKAIGYEVAADEKQKNVSNNNRPLQKGIIETMQEQSDSTLQQSLARKGLNVTMDTKTNTLKLKCDAVVVGSGCGGGVAASVLSSAGHKVVVLEKGNYFASQDYSSLEGPSMDQLYETGGILASVDSRILVLAGSTVGGGSAVNWSACIKTPQNVMKEWSEEHKLPLFSSLEYQSAMETVCERIGVTEFCKQEGFQNQVLRKGCQNLGLKVDYVPRNSSGNHYCGSCGYGCPKGEKKGTQETWLVDAVESGAVIITGCKAEKFLLQTNTNGRRSERKNKCFGVLAKALSSRITMKLQIEAKVTVSAGGALLTPPLMISSGLRNKNIGRNLHLHPVLMTWGYFPDSNSELEGKVFEGGIITSVHKVPPRDSESSDTRAIIETPLLGPASFASLCPWESGRDFKERMLKYPRTSHLITIIRDTACGVVTSEGRISYKLSEMDKENMRIGLQQALRILIAAGAVEVGTHRSDGQRIKCGDIGYGKIEEFLDSVWPMEGALSPGEKWNIYCSAHQMGSCRMGATEKEGGVDENGESWEAEGLFVCDASLLPSAVGVNPMITIQSTAYCVSNRIVDYLKNL from the exons GTTGCAGAAATATTAGTGAAGAGGGGGTTAATAGAAGCAGTAATATTGATTAGAGTGATTTTGTGGGTATTAGCAACAAGGTTGGGGACCTTGTTGCTTTGTGGGTCGCTCTGCTTTTGTGGCAAATGGCCCTTTATCAATAACTTCTCAAACATGGCTTTGGAGAAAAGAGAAAAGGTGGTTCAGAAATGGCTGAAGCATAGGTTCCTTACACCTATAAGACTTGCATTTGTTTACATCAAAGTCTTGTGCGTCTATTGTTTCTTCTCTTCG GTTGATGAGAAGGAAGAGAACCCAGCATGGAAAGCCATTGGGTATGAAGTTGCTGCTgatgaaaaacagaagaatgtcTCCAACAATAACAGGCCTCTTCAAAAAGGGATCATAGAAACAATGCAAGAACAGTCTGACTCCACTCTTCAACAATCCCTTGCCAGGAAAGGCCTCAACGTTACAATGGACACCAAAACCAACACCCTCAAACTGAAATGCGATGCAGTGGTTGTTGGCTCCGGTTGCGGCGGAGGCGTGGCCGCTTCAGTTCTCTCGAGTGCCGGCCACAAGGTGGTTGTTCTTGAGAAAGGAAACTATTTCGCTTCCCAAGACTATTCGTCTCTCGAAGGCCCTTCCATGGATCAATTGTATGAAACTGGAGGGATCCTTGCTTCAGTGGACTCTAGAATTCTGGTTCTCGCAGGATCTACTGTTGGTGGCGGTTCTGCTGTTAACTGGTCGGCGTGCATCAAAACGCCGCAAAATGTGATGAAGGAGTGGTCCGAGGAACACAAGCTTCCCCTCTTTTCGAGTTTAGAGTATCAATCTGCAATGGAAACCGTGTGTGAAAGGATTGGTGTCACAGAATTTTGTAAACAAGAAGGTTTCCAAAACCAAGTGCTGAGGAAAGGGTGTCAGAATCTTGGACTCAAGGTTGATTACGTTCCAAGAAACTCGTCCGGGAATCACTATTGCGGTTCGTGCGGTTATGGTTGTCCgaaaggagagaaaaaagggACCCAAGAAACATGGCTTGTGGATGCTGTTGAGAGTGGCGCGGTGATCATTACAGGGTGCAAAGCTGAGAAATTCTTGCTTCAAACAAACACTAACGGACGAAGAAGTGAAAGAAAGAACAAGTGTTTTGGAGTTTTGGCCAAGGCTTTAAGCAGTAGAATCACAATGAAGCTCCAAATTGAAGCCAAGGTAACAGTTTCTGCGGGTGGAGCACTTCTTACACCGCCATTGATGATTTCGAGtggcttaaggaacaagaacaTTGGTAGGAACCTTCATCTTCACCCTGTTCTAATGACTTGGGGATACTTCCCTGATTCGAATTCGGAGTTGGAGGGTAAAGTCTTTGAAGGAGGAATAATCACATCGGTCCATAAGGTTCCTCCAAGAGACTCTGAATCATCAGATACACGAGCTATCATCGAAACGCCTCTGCTTGGACCGGCTTCTTTCGCTTCGCTGTGTCCATGGGAATCAGGACGAGACTTCAAAGAGAGAATGCTTAAGTACCCGAGAACTTCGCATTTAATCACAATCATTAGAGACACGGCATGTGGGGTGGTTACTTCAGAAGGAAGGATCAGTTATAAACTGTCCGAAATGGATAAAGAGAACATGAGAATTGGGCTTCAGCAAGCTCTGAGGATTCTGATAGCCGCGGGGGCTGTGGAAGTAGGAACACACAGAAGTGATGGGCAGAGAATAAAATGTGGTGACATAGGTTATGGTAAAATTGAAGAGTTTCTGGACAGTGTTTGGCCGATGGAGGGCGCGCTGTCGCCGGGCGAGAAGTGGAACATATACTGCTCGGCGCACCAGATGGGGAGCTGTAGAATGGGAGCCACTGAGAAAGAAGGGGGTGTTGATGAGAATGGAGAGAGTTGGGAGGCAGAAGGGTTGTTTGTTTGTGATGCAAGTTTGCTTCCAAGTGCAGTTGGTGTCAATCCCATGATCACAATCCAATCAACTGCTTATTGTGTCTCAAATAGGATTGTTGATTATCTTAAGAATCTGTga